In Fusobacterium simiae, the sequence GCAATGTTATTAGGAGCAGCAAAAATTTTAAGTAAAAATAAAGATAAATTTAAAGGGAATATAAAATTATTATTTCAACCAGGTGAAGAATATCCAGGAGGAGCCTTACCTATGATAGAGGAAGGAGCTATGGAAAATCCAAAAGTGGATGCTGTTATTGGTTTACATGAAGGTGTTATTGATGAAAGAGTTGGAAAAGGTAAAATAGCCTATAAAGATGGTTGTATGATGGCATCAATGGATAGATTTTTAATAAGGGTTAAGGGAAAAGGTTGCCACGGAGCTTATCCACAAATGGGAGTTGACCCCATTGTTATAGCTAGTGAAATTATTCTTTCATTACAAAAAATTTCAAGTCGTGAAATAAATACAAATGAACCTATTATAGTTTCTGTTTGTAGAATAAATGGAGGTTTTTCACAAAATATAATTCCTGATATGGTTGAACTAGAAGGAACAGTAAGGGCAACTAACAATGAAACTAGAAAATTTATAGCAAATAGAATAGAAGAAATTGTTAAAGGTATTACTTCTGCAAACAGAGGAACCTATGAAATAGAATATGATTTTAAATATCCTGCTGTTATAAATGACAAGGAATTTAATAAATTCTTCTTAGAGTCTGCTAAAAAAATTGTTGGAGAAGAAAATATTTTTGAATTACCAACACCTGTTATGGGAGGAGAAGATATGGCATACTTTTTAGAAAAGGCTCCTGGAACATTTTTCTTTTTAAGTAATCCTAAAGTTTATCCAGATGGAAAAGTTTATCCTCATCATAGTCCAAAATTTGATGTTGACGAAAATTATTTTTATATAGGAACAGCTTTATTTGTTCAAACTGTATTTGATTATCTAAAATGATATTTGAGGAGGAAAAAATGAAAAATATAAAACTACATTTTATTGCACTATGTTTAGTTGTAATTTCAGAATATATAGGTATAGTTAAATTTAATTTGGGAAAGGGAATAATAGCTTTATTCCCAATGTTATATGCAATGGTTTTTGGTGTTCTTACAAAATTTTTTAGAATAACAAATGAAAAAGATATGGAGGATGCAGGTTCATTAGTAAGTGTTACTTTGCTTCTATTAATGGCAAAATATGGAACAACAATAGGTCCATCTTTTCCAAAATTAGTTTCTGCTAGTCCAGCTTTAATATTACAAGAGTTTGGAAATATAGGAACTGTACTTTTAGGAGTGCCTATTGCTCTATTTTTAGGATTAAAAAGGGAAACAATAGGTGCAACTCACTCAATAGCAAGAGAACCAAATGTTGCTATAATTGCTGATAAATATGGATTAGACTCTCCTGAGGGTGAAGGAGTTTTAGGAGTATACATAGTAGGAACTGTTTTTGGAACTATTTTTATAGGCTTACTTGCTTCATTTTTAGCAGCATATACTCCTCTTCATCCTTATTCACTTGCAATGGCATCAGGTGTAGGTTCTGCCAGTATGATGACAGCTTCTGTCGGAGCTTTATCAACTCTATATCCAGATATGGCAGATACTATTGCTGCTTTTGGTGCTTCAAGTAATCTTTTATCTGGGCTTGATGGAGTTTATATGTCAATTTGGATAGCTCTACCTTTAACAGAATACCTATATAAAAAATTTAGTAAGGAGGGGAAATAATATGTCATTAGCATCTAATTTATTAATACTTATTATAACTGGAGTTTTAACTTTGGTTGGAAATTTTGTTGGATTTAAAGTTAGTCCTATTGAAGCTATACCTGGAATATTGATTTTAATTCTAATAGCTTTTATTGGAATTTTATTATCTAAGATAGTTCCTATAAAAATCCCAAGTGTTGC encodes:
- a CDS encoding DUF3100 domain-containing protein; the protein is MKNIKLHFIALCLVVISEYIGIVKFNLGKGIIALFPMLYAMVFGVLTKFFRITNEKDMEDAGSLVSVTLLLLMAKYGTTIGPSFPKLVSASPALILQEFGNIGTVLLGVPIALFLGLKRETIGATHSIAREPNVAIIADKYGLDSPEGEGVLGVYIVGTVFGTIFIGLLASFLAAYTPLHPYSLAMASGVGSASMMTASVGALSTLYPDMADTIAAFGASSNLLSGLDGVYMSIWIALPLTEYLYKKFSKEGK
- a CDS encoding M20 metallopeptidase family protein yields the protein MNILEEVKKIEQEIISWRRDLHKIPELNLTLPKTSQYVQEKLKEMGIEYKTLVNGNAIVGVIKGNSDGKTIGLRADMDALPIEEETGLEFSSTHKGCMHACGHDGHTAMLLGAAKILSKNKDKFKGNIKLLFQPGEEYPGGALPMIEEGAMENPKVDAVIGLHEGVIDERVGKGKIAYKDGCMMASMDRFLIRVKGKGCHGAYPQMGVDPIVIASEIILSLQKISSREINTNEPIIVSVCRINGGFSQNIIPDMVELEGTVRATNNETRKFIANRIEEIVKGITSANRGTYEIEYDFKYPAVINDKEFNKFFLESAKKIVGEENIFELPTPVMGGEDMAYFLEKAPGTFFFLSNPKVYPDGKVYPHHSPKFDVDENYFYIGTALFVQTVFDYLK